A single genomic interval of Candidatus Sysuiplasma acidicola harbors:
- a CDS encoding NADP-dependent isocitrate dehydrogenase, translating to MTQRTSISVAYGDGIGPEIMKATLDVIQAAGANIETEIVEIGEKVYLRGVETGIEPSVWDSLRRTKVFLKAPITTPQGGGYKSLNVTMRKALGLYANVRPCVSYHPFVQTRHPTMDVVIIRENEEDLYGGIEHRQTSQVYQCLKLITRPGSEKVIRYAFEYARANGRKKVTCFVKDNIMKLTDGLFHKVFDEIAVEYPDIKNETWIVDIGAAKLADGPENFDVIVMPNLYGDILSDVAAQIAGSVGLAGSANIGEQCAMFEAIHGSAPRRAGQNVANPSGLLLAGVMMLAHIGQPDVAARVYNAWLKTIEDGIHTYDIFTEGVSRQKVGTSEFAEAVISRLGEVPVTLKPATYATSQSMHLWQAGNRDNKPEKRLVGVDVFLDWERGSPDDLGTALSQISGGPLHLQIITNRGIKVWPNGLPETFCTDHWRCRFTGNGEEAVQPIQVIELLRRVIEAGFDNIKTENLYLFDGKPGFSAVHG from the coding sequence ATGACGCAACGAACTTCGATCTCAGTAGCATATGGGGACGGCATTGGCCCGGAAATAATGAAGGCAACACTGGATGTGATTCAAGCTGCCGGCGCGAACATCGAAACCGAGATTGTTGAGATTGGTGAAAAGGTGTACCTGCGTGGCGTGGAAACAGGAATAGAGCCAAGTGTATGGGATTCTCTGCGACGCACCAAGGTATTTCTCAAGGCACCGATAACCACTCCACAGGGAGGTGGGTACAAAAGCCTTAACGTCACTATGAGGAAGGCTCTGGGATTGTACGCAAACGTTCGCCCGTGCGTGTCTTATCACCCATTTGTCCAAACCAGGCATCCGACAATGGATGTTGTCATTATTCGCGAAAACGAAGAGGACCTGTATGGCGGGATTGAACACAGGCAGACGAGTCAGGTGTATCAGTGTCTCAAGCTCATAACAAGACCGGGGTCAGAGAAGGTTATTCGTTACGCGTTTGAGTATGCCCGTGCTAACGGGCGCAAAAAAGTCACTTGTTTTGTCAAGGACAACATCATGAAGCTTACCGACGGACTTTTTCACAAGGTGTTCGACGAAATTGCCGTCGAGTATCCCGATATCAAGAATGAAACGTGGATTGTCGATATCGGTGCTGCCAAGCTTGCTGACGGTCCGGAAAACTTTGACGTGATCGTCATGCCGAATCTGTACGGCGACATACTGTCGGACGTGGCTGCGCAAATCGCAGGATCTGTCGGGCTGGCCGGTTCTGCCAATATTGGAGAGCAGTGCGCAATGTTTGAGGCCATTCACGGCTCTGCACCACGACGTGCCGGACAGAATGTTGCGAATCCGTCAGGATTGCTGCTCGCTGGAGTCATGATGCTGGCTCACATCGGTCAGCCGGACGTTGCAGCACGTGTGTACAATGCATGGCTGAAGACGATCGAGGATGGCATTCACACTTATGACATATTCACCGAAGGTGTCAGCAGACAGAAGGTCGGTACAAGTGAATTTGCCGAGGCCGTGATAAGTCGTCTGGGAGAAGTGCCCGTGACGCTTAAGCCAGCAACCTATGCCACATCGCAGTCCATGCATCTGTGGCAGGCAGGGAACCGGGACAATAAGCCTGAGAAGCGTCTGGTAGGTGTCGATGTATTTCTGGATTGGGAACGTGGCTCTCCGGACGATCTCGGCACAGCTCTCAGTCAGATATCGGGCGGCCCTCTGCATCTGCAGATCATAACGAATCGTGGCATAAAGGTCTGGCCGAACGGATTGCCGGAAACATTCTGTACGGATCACTGGCGGTGCAGGTTTACAGGAAACGGAGAGGAAGCAGTTCAACCCATCCAGGTGATAGAACTGCTCAGGCGTGTAATAGAGGCGGGTTTTGATAACATCAAGACGGAAAACCTCTATCTCTTTGATGGCAAACCGGGATTCTCTGCCGTGCACGGATAG
- a CDS encoding nucleotide exchange factor GrpE — translation MENDSSEREIAGTDNGERSKSNADAKAQVDEVGSAESAEMLRTETELLRKSLIEKETTIRDYENLLKKIQADFDNYRKRIEREREEYSKLINERLVKKLLNVIDDLERGLGEMHGNGGNDAFRAGIEKIRENTMQILVEEGLKEIPTNKLFDPYYHEALVVQENSEYGDNEIMEVYQKGYTLNGKVVRPAKVRVSRRVERKQSAEETDRNV, via the coding sequence ATGGAGAATGATTCGTCGGAAAGGGAGATCGCAGGCACAGATAACGGTGAGCGTAGCAAGAGCAACGCCGATGCGAAAGCACAAGTTGACGAGGTCGGAAGCGCGGAATCGGCAGAAATGCTCAGGACTGAAACAGAATTGCTGCGCAAGTCCCTCATAGAAAAGGAGACAACAATCAGGGACTACGAAAATTTGCTGAAGAAAATACAAGCTGACTTTGACAATTACAGAAAGCGCATCGAGCGGGAGCGTGAAGAGTACAGTAAACTCATCAATGAGCGTCTTGTAAAAAAACTCCTGAACGTTATCGATGACCTGGAGAGGGGACTCGGTGAAATGCACGGAAACGGTGGCAACGACGCATTCAGGGCAGGAATAGAAAAAATCAGGGAAAACACCATGCAGATACTGGTCGAGGAAGGCTTGAAAGAGATACCGACGAACAAGCTCTTCGATCCTTATTACCATGAGGCACTTGTCGTTCAGGAGAATTCCGAATACGGGGACAACGAGATAATGGAAGTGTACCAGAAAGGATATACACTGAACGGCAAGGTTGTCAGGCCAGCGAAGGTGCGGGTGTCGAGGAGAGTGGAGCGTAAACAGAGCGCAGAAGAGACGGACAGGAATGTTTGA
- a CDS encoding cation diffusion facilitator family transporter — translation MEKNRAATLSLISNSALSVSKIAVGIMTGSAAVFSDGIHSFTDVAASLSTAVSVRAASKPADFHHRFGHQKFENVSGVFESILLLGAGVVIVAEALGRIAVGYRITDMWIAIAVMIVSAVVDFSVALPVRNASKRADSIALRVDYAHIATDALASVGVIVALLLVQLTGNIFFDTATAFMIAIIMGFSGLSLLRESGGPLVDVKISDSEEERIREILLRYSDTCGYHMLRTRKAGNVRFVDFHLTFPLSITLLEAHDISDRIEAELMAVLQNCNLTIHMEPVGVDCESDVHDGKKS, via the coding sequence TTGGAAAAAAACAGAGCCGCCACCCTGTCACTGATAAGCAACAGTGCGCTCTCGGTTTCCAAGATTGCTGTGGGGATCATGACCGGCTCCGCGGCAGTATTCAGCGATGGAATTCATTCATTCACCGATGTTGCTGCATCTCTTTCGACTGCTGTTTCTGTCCGCGCTGCATCGAAACCCGCAGACTTCCACCACAGATTCGGGCACCAAAAGTTTGAAAATGTCTCGGGTGTCTTCGAATCTATTCTGTTGCTTGGTGCCGGCGTCGTTATTGTAGCAGAGGCTCTGGGGCGGATAGCCGTGGGTTACCGAATAACCGATATGTGGATTGCCATCGCGGTCATGATTGTGTCCGCCGTGGTGGATTTCTCTGTCGCCTTGCCGGTACGCAACGCATCGAAGAGAGCTGATTCAATAGCGCTGAGGGTGGACTATGCTCATATCGCGACAGATGCGCTGGCATCTGTCGGCGTAATCGTCGCACTCCTCCTGGTTCAACTGACCGGCAACATCTTTTTTGATACAGCTACTGCATTTATGATCGCGATAATAATGGGCTTCTCCGGCCTGTCATTGCTGCGCGAGTCCGGCGGACCGCTTGTGGATGTTAAAATATCTGACTCCGAGGAGGAACGTATCAGGGAAATTCTGCTGCGATATTCTGATACATGCGGTTACCACATGCTGCGAACCAGAAAGGCAGGCAACGTACGGTTTGTTGATTTTCATCTTACGTTCCCGCTCTCGATCACATTGCTTGAGGCCCATGACATATCCGACAGAATAGAAGCGGAATTGATGGCTGTGCTTCAGAACTGCAATCTCACCATACACATGGAACCCGTGGGCGTAGATTGTGAATCCGACGTGCATGATGGTAAGAAATCCTGA
- a CDS encoding cupin domain-containing protein produces the protein MGLVVKLEKVSWDGVKQDTLSDMITRQMVYGEKAMVARIFLKKGAVVPAHKHESEQLTWIISGALEFTIDGKKLTVIANEVLKIPSMVEHAAVALEDTYDVDIFSPIRLDWINGDDAYMRK, from the coding sequence ATGGGCTTGGTTGTTAAGCTGGAAAAAGTCTCCTGGGATGGCGTGAAGCAGGACACACTCTCAGACATGATAACAAGGCAGATGGTTTACGGGGAAAAGGCAATGGTGGCAAGGATTTTTCTCAAAAAGGGGGCAGTGGTCCCCGCACACAAACACGAAAGCGAGCAGCTTACATGGATCATTAGCGGTGCCTTGGAGTTCACGATAGATGGCAAGAAACTGACGGTCATCGCAAATGAAGTTCTCAAGATTCCTTCCATGGTGGAGCATGCGGCTGTTGCGCTCGAGGACACATACGACGTGGACATATTCAGTCCTATACGGCTGGACTGGATAAACGGGGACGACGCATACATGAGAAAGTAG
- the dnaK gene encoding molecular chaperone DnaK has product MAKIIGIDLGTSNSAAAVIEGGRPTIIPSAEGTSIGGKAFPSVVAFTKDGVLIGEPARRQAITNPAGTIFAAKRKMGSDYKYSIEGKNYTPQQISAFILQKIKRDAEAFLGGPVQKAVITVPAYFNDNQRQATKDAGSIAGLEVVRIINEPTAAALAYGLDKSDKEQKILVFDLGGGTLDVTTMEFGQGVFEVISTSGDTQLGGTDMDKAIIDHVVGTFKKESGIDLVNDKTAMERIREACEKAKVELSTVLETEINLPFIAQDASGPRHLTMKLTRAKLEDLIRPIIERCRAPINQALSDAKVSASNIDKIILVGGPTRMPIVQKFVEDILGSKIVRGVDPMECVAMGASIQGGVLEGTVKDILLLDVTPLSLGVEVQGGVFHKLIERNTTIPTKKAETFTTAADGQTSVEIHVLQGERPMAANNVTLGQFSLIGIPPAPRGVPQIEVEFDIDANGILHVSARDKGTGKEQKITISASNKLSKDEIDKMMKEAEQFAEDDRKAKDKAEVRNMAESLSYTTKKTVDDLGDKLTAEDKEKIENVRKELEELLKGDDTEKLKQKTEELSKMLYETSSKVYQSQAASQQPPSGEATATSGDSQSGAGGSDGKDGDGYVDANYKIVDDK; this is encoded by the coding sequence ATGGCAAAAATCATTGGAATAGATCTGGGAACAAGCAATTCGGCAGCCGCAGTAATAGAAGGCGGTAGGCCGACGATTATACCGAGCGCGGAAGGAACCAGCATCGGCGGCAAGGCCTTTCCTTCAGTTGTCGCATTTACTAAGGACGGTGTGCTAATAGGCGAACCGGCAAGAAGGCAGGCCATCACCAATCCTGCTGGAACCATATTTGCTGCAAAGCGGAAAATGGGCTCGGATTACAAATACAGCATTGAAGGAAAGAATTACACGCCTCAGCAGATTTCCGCATTCATACTTCAGAAAATCAAGAGGGATGCCGAGGCATTCCTCGGCGGACCGGTCCAGAAGGCAGTAATAACCGTTCCTGCGTACTTCAACGATAACCAGAGGCAGGCGACCAAGGACGCAGGATCAATAGCAGGCCTGGAAGTCGTACGCATCATCAACGAACCGACGGCCGCGGCACTCGCGTACGGACTTGACAAATCAGACAAGGAGCAGAAAATACTCGTCTTTGATCTGGGCGGCGGAACGCTTGATGTCACCACCATGGAATTCGGGCAGGGTGTTTTTGAGGTCATATCGACGAGCGGCGATACGCAGCTCGGCGGAACAGACATGGACAAGGCAATCATAGACCATGTGGTTGGGACCTTCAAAAAGGAAAGCGGAATCGATCTTGTTAACGACAAGACGGCAATGGAGAGGATAAGAGAGGCGTGCGAAAAGGCAAAAGTGGAACTCTCCACCGTTCTGGAAACGGAGATCAATCTTCCATTCATAGCGCAGGACGCCAGCGGCCCCAGGCATCTGACGATGAAGCTCACGCGCGCAAAGCTTGAGGATCTTATCAGACCCATTATAGAAAGATGCAGGGCGCCGATAAATCAGGCACTGAGTGACGCGAAAGTCAGTGCTTCCAACATAGACAAGATCATACTGGTGGGCGGTCCAACAAGGATGCCGATCGTGCAGAAATTCGTCGAAGACATACTCGGCAGCAAGATCGTGAGGGGCGTGGACCCGATGGAATGTGTTGCGATGGGCGCTTCAATACAAGGAGGAGTGCTGGAGGGGACTGTGAAAGACATACTGCTCCTGGATGTGACTCCGCTGTCGCTTGGCGTTGAAGTGCAGGGCGGCGTGTTCCACAAACTCATAGAGCGGAATACAACAATACCGACAAAGAAGGCAGAGACATTTACGACTGCGGCAGATGGCCAGACGAGCGTCGAGATACACGTGCTTCAGGGCGAAAGACCGATGGCGGCCAACAACGTCACGCTCGGTCAATTCAGCCTGATAGGCATTCCTCCGGCGCCGCGCGGTGTTCCGCAAATTGAAGTCGAGTTCGACATAGATGCAAACGGCATACTCCATGTAAGTGCCAGGGACAAGGGAACGGGGAAGGAGCAGAAGATAACCATCTCCGCAAGCAACAAGCTTTCAAAGGATGAAATTGACAAAATGATGAAGGAAGCGGAGCAGTTTGCAGAAGATGATCGTAAGGCAAAGGATAAGGCCGAAGTCAGGAACATGGCCGAGTCCCTATCCTACACCACAAAGAAGACTGTGGACGACCTGGGAGATAAACTCACTGCAGAGGACAAGGAAAAGATAGAGAACGTGAGGAAGGAACTGGAGGAACTGCTGAAAGGCGACGACACCGAGAAGCTGAAGCAGAAGACAGAGGAGCTGAGCAAGATGCTCTACGAAACGTCGTCAAAAGTTTATCAGAGTCAGGCGGCCAGTCAGCAGCCTCCGTCGGGTGAAGCAACCGCCACATCCGGTGATTCGCAGTCTGGCGCAGGCGGGAGCGATGGAAAGGACGGCGACGGTTACGTCGACGCAAACTACAAAATAGTGGATGACAAGTGA
- a CDS encoding cyclase family protein: protein MEIKGIVDLTNEVRTHMPIWPTSPLPVISPVGVLSRDGYNFETISAGTHTGTHVDAPYHFDEKGKTVDKIELKTLVSEGYCLKFTPKGTEITVSDMRAKWKPEYDGRTILFNTGWSKKRGFTKEFLYDFPGLSLDTVEFIVDHGINVLGIDTLSMDPFAHSKFDVHRALLSRGKVFLEDLTNLEALTEGKKYLIAALPLKLQNASGSMARVIALDVF from the coding sequence ATGGAAATAAAGGGCATCGTTGACCTTACAAATGAAGTTCGCACGCACATGCCTATATGGCCCACCTCTCCATTGCCTGTAATCTCGCCGGTCGGAGTCTTGAGCAGAGATGGTTACAATTTCGAAACGATTTCCGCGGGCACGCATACAGGCACACATGTAGACGCGCCTTATCATTTTGATGAAAAGGGAAAAACAGTGGATAAGATAGAACTCAAGACGCTGGTGAGCGAGGGCTATTGCCTGAAGTTCACCCCGAAAGGCACGGAGATAACCGTATCTGATATGAGGGCCAAATGGAAGCCTGAGTATGACGGAAGGACGATTCTTTTCAACACAGGATGGAGCAAAAAGAGGGGTTTCACAAAGGAATTTTTGTATGATTTCCCGGGCCTCTCGCTCGACACAGTCGAGTTTATCGTAGATCACGGCATCAACGTTCTTGGAATCGACACGCTTAGCATGGACCCATTCGCGCATTCAAAGTTCGATGTCCACAGGGCTCTCCTGTCAAGGGGAAAGGTATTCCTGGAAGACCTTACGAATCTGGAGGCGCTCACCGAAGGCAAAAAATATCTGATAGCCGCACTGCCGCTGAAACTTCAGAACGCCAGCGGCTCAATGGCGCGTGTTATCGCGCTCGACGTTTTCTGA
- a CDS encoding OsmC family protein, with protein sequence MARIANNLSLDIIEETSRKARANNGSIPIEKEVVGTFSLIGSPMFTATLHTDYSDFLVSCDEPSPLGGKGVRPSPLAYMLYGVLACYTSTLAIQCAVDGIELKELKVKGTLSYDIGPIVVENDIPIIKKLKIEVIADRDIRTQVSAARKRCPAVFAVEHPIETEILEV encoded by the coding sequence ATGGCACGCATTGCAAATAATCTTTCTCTTGACATAATTGAGGAAACGTCCAGGAAAGCCAGAGCGAACAACGGCTCGATACCCATAGAGAAAGAGGTCGTCGGTACATTCAGCCTCATCGGAAGTCCGATGTTCACAGCCACGCTCCACACAGATTACTCTGATTTTTTGGTCAGCTGTGACGAGCCTTCACCGCTGGGAGGAAAGGGCGTCAGACCCTCACCTCTTGCCTACATGCTGTATGGCGTGCTTGCATGCTATACATCCACGCTAGCAATACAGTGTGCCGTGGACGGAATCGAACTCAAAGAACTGAAGGTTAAAGGCACACTGTCGTATGATATCGGACCGATTGTGGTCGAAAACGACATACCCATCATTAAGAAACTCAAGATAGAAGTCATCGCCGACAGGGACATAAGAACGCAGGTGTCGGCCGCAAGAAAGAGATGCCCGGCAGTGTTTGCGGTCGAACATCCGATTGAGACGGAGATTCTCGAGGTCTGA
- a CDS encoding TIGR00270 family protein, which produces MAVCELCGNEVGKVVRARVENATMLLGPECMRFGKLVETPTRRNQIVSSTSKSYRTVSISPAAGSLKPKTAKKDEPDPLSEGAGELARDYSKRILGARTAMGLNQEELAAKLNEKRSVIRELESGKLTPSDALVRKLEKQLKIKLIENAKFDYKLPAAKKRELTLGDFLEQ; this is translated from the coding sequence ATGGCAGTTTGTGAATTGTGCGGAAATGAAGTTGGTAAGGTTGTCAGAGCAAGAGTTGAGAACGCAACCATGCTGCTCGGACCGGAGTGCATGAGATTCGGCAAACTGGTGGAAACACCCACACGTAGAAATCAAATCGTTAGTTCCACATCTAAGTCATACAGGACAGTTTCTATCAGCCCTGCGGCAGGCTCATTGAAACCCAAAACGGCAAAAAAAGATGAACCGGATCCGCTCAGCGAGGGCGCCGGCGAACTTGCGAGAGACTATTCAAAAAGGATACTGGGAGCGAGAACTGCCATGGGACTGAATCAGGAGGAACTTGCGGCAAAGCTGAACGAGAAGCGAAGCGTGATAAGGGAGTTGGAATCGGGCAAACTGACACCGAGTGATGCACTCGTGAGAAAGCTGGAGAAACAGTTGAAGATCAAGCTCATCGAGAATGCCAAATTTGATTACAAACTGCCCGCGGCAAAGAAGAGAGAGTTGACACTCGGCGATTTTCTCGAACAATGA
- a CDS encoding DUF2240 family protein, producing MADIQALKTAVSAIFRRKGKKTITEEEFVFAASMELRWFPPDRAAVFLRNAKRAGLILQKEGGICPSFDINSKDIKQVITPPLTIAEEPGDAAAEIVEAIASSLRLSKSEAMARVNRVRKELNLETAAAAVLVGLKEHLDMSEYAELALDEMRRNYGHAKQ from the coding sequence ATGGCTGATATTCAGGCCCTGAAGACTGCCGTTTCTGCAATTTTCAGAAGAAAAGGCAAAAAGACTATCACCGAGGAGGAATTTGTTTTTGCCGCATCGATGGAGCTGCGATGGTTCCCGCCAGACAGGGCTGCGGTTTTTCTCCGAAACGCGAAGCGGGCAGGACTCATACTGCAGAAGGAAGGCGGAATATGCCCTTCTTTTGACATCAATTCAAAGGATATAAAGCAGGTCATCACACCTCCGCTAACCATCGCAGAGGAACCAGGAGACGCTGCCGCTGAAATTGTTGAGGCCATTGCATCCAGTCTCAGGCTGAGCAAGAGTGAGGCTATGGCGAGAGTCAACCGAGTGCGCAAGGAATTGAATCTGGAAACAGCCGCTGCAGCAGTGCTTGTGGGCCTGAAGGAACATCTCGACATGTCCGAGTATGCGGAACTCGCGCTGGATGAGATGCGCCGTAACTACGGACATGCAAAGCAGTGA
- a CDS encoding TCP-1/cpn60 chaperonin family protein — MMAGQGNQIPILILREGTKREKGKDAQSNNINAAMAIANAVKTTLGPRGMDKMLVDGMGDVVITNDGVTILKEMEIEHPAAKMIVEVAKTQDSECGDGTTTAVILAGELLKNAQQLISSNVHPTVVTRGYKDAANRCMDYLDSVSIKISPGDKETLQEIAATAMSSKGVAGVREQLAKIAVDAVTSVAELVDGSYHVDDDDIQLVKKQGGGIGDTMLLNGIIIDKEPVHSAMPRTVKNAKIAVIDAALEIKKTELDSKIEITDPSQLRGFLDEEEGMLKSMVESIKKAGANTVFCQKGIDDIVQHFLAKEGIFAVRRVKKSDMEKLAKATGANIVTRLNDLSANDLGHAATVEARKIQDDELTFVTGCKNPKSVSVLLRGGSEHVVDELERSLIDAISVVALAVEDGKMVAGGGATAIELSQKLSDYATSVGGREQMAIEAFANALEVIPTALAENAGMDTIDILIELRSSHKAGNKYHGVDVLKGRVADMRKEKVLEPLRVGRQAIQSAADAASMILRIDDVISVKSSAPGGKTPPGGYGEGGDED, encoded by the coding sequence ATGATGGCAGGTCAAGGCAATCAGATACCGATTTTGATATTGAGAGAAGGAACGAAGAGAGAAAAGGGCAAGGACGCCCAGTCCAACAACATAAATGCAGCCATGGCAATTGCAAACGCAGTGAAGACGACACTCGGTCCGCGCGGCATGGACAAAATGCTCGTTGACGGCATGGGAGATGTCGTGATAACCAATGACGGTGTGACAATACTCAAGGAGATGGAAATCGAGCATCCGGCCGCAAAAATGATTGTTGAAGTCGCAAAGACACAGGATTCTGAATGCGGCGATGGAACCACAACGGCCGTAATTCTCGCAGGGGAACTGCTGAAGAACGCACAGCAGCTCATCTCATCCAACGTGCATCCAACTGTCGTCACAAGAGGATACAAAGACGCCGCGAACAGATGCATGGATTACCTTGACAGTGTGTCCATCAAAATTTCGCCAGGAGACAAAGAAACGCTCCAGGAAATAGCCGCCACAGCTATGAGTTCGAAGGGAGTTGCAGGTGTAAGGGAGCAGCTGGCAAAAATTGCAGTCGATGCGGTCACCAGCGTAGCGGAATTGGTCGACGGCAGTTATCACGTCGATGATGACGACATACAGCTTGTCAAGAAGCAGGGAGGGGGAATTGGAGACACGATGCTCCTTAACGGCATAATCATCGACAAGGAGCCGGTACACAGCGCTATGCCAAGAACCGTCAAGAATGCCAAAATTGCCGTTATTGACGCCGCCCTGGAAATAAAGAAAACAGAACTTGATTCCAAGATTGAGATCACGGATCCTTCACAGCTTCGCGGATTCCTGGACGAGGAAGAGGGGATGCTCAAGTCTATGGTTGAAAGCATAAAGAAAGCAGGAGCCAACACAGTGTTCTGTCAGAAGGGTATAGATGATATTGTTCAACACTTCCTTGCCAAAGAGGGCATATTCGCGGTGAGAAGGGTTAAGAAATCAGACATGGAGAAACTGGCCAAGGCCACCGGCGCGAATATTGTAACCAGATTGAACGACCTGAGTGCAAACGATCTGGGGCATGCGGCAACTGTCGAGGCGCGCAAGATACAGGATGATGAACTTACATTCGTCACAGGGTGCAAGAATCCCAAGTCCGTTTCAGTGCTGCTGAGAGGAGGGAGCGAGCACGTGGTTGATGAGCTGGAGAGATCGCTCATCGATGCCATCAGTGTAGTTGCCCTCGCAGTGGAGGACGGGAAAATGGTCGCCGGCGGAGGAGCAACAGCCATAGAACTTTCGCAGAAACTCAGTGATTATGCAACGTCTGTAGGAGGAAGAGAACAGATGGCCATTGAAGCTTTTGCAAATGCACTTGAAGTCATACCAACGGCCCTGGCAGAAAATGCAGGCATGGACACTATCGACATACTGATTGAGCTCAGGAGCAGCCACAAGGCGGGCAACAAGTATCACGGAGTGGATGTACTCAAAGGCAGGGTAGCTGACATGCGCAAGGAAAAGGTACTTGAGCCTCTGAGAGTGGGCAGACAGGCTATCCAGTCGGCCGCCGATGCGGCGTCGATGATACTGCGCATAGATGATGTAATATCTGTAAAATCTTCCGCACCAGGAGGAAAGACTCCTCCTGGCGGGTACGGCGAAGGTGGAGACGAGGACTGA
- a CDS encoding methylated-DNA--[protein]-cysteine S-methyltransferase, with the protein MMNKSETVEKLCDYIRRNASSEMSLSSLGKHFKLSPFTIQKMFKEIMGISPRKYIEECRIVLLKKHLKNGEPIPAAIYKSGYNSQSWLYVDSTSKLGMTPSCYRKGGEGVHIRYMTAKCRLGRLLVAETEHGICAVSIADGEQQLISTLRNEYPKAEVTRSEKVRDRLNAVLDYFDGQLLNLPVDIGGTDFQRRVWAALLTIPYGETRTYSDVAEMIGMPLAHRAVANACAANPVPLIVPCHRVVRKDGQIGGYALGPERKSYLLEHERDRRSPG; encoded by the coding sequence TTGATGAACAAGAGTGAAACGGTTGAAAAATTGTGCGATTATATTCGCAGGAACGCTTCGTCAGAGATGTCTCTGTCGAGTCTGGGCAAGCATTTCAAATTGAGCCCGTTCACCATACAGAAGATGTTCAAGGAGATTATGGGCATCTCTCCAAGGAAATATATCGAGGAGTGCCGCATAGTCCTGCTGAAGAAGCATCTCAAAAACGGAGAACCGATTCCCGCTGCCATATACAAGTCAGGATATAACTCTCAGAGCTGGCTTTATGTCGATTCGACTTCGAAGCTTGGCATGACGCCGTCATGCTACAGGAAAGGAGGAGAGGGGGTCCATATACGCTATATGACGGCAAAGTGCAGACTCGGTCGTCTGCTCGTCGCGGAGACAGAGCACGGGATATGTGCAGTCAGCATAGCAGACGGCGAGCAGCAGTTGATTTCAACACTTCGCAACGAATATCCGAAGGCAGAAGTCACCAGATCAGAGAAGGTGAGGGACCGCCTGAATGCTGTTCTCGATTATTTCGATGGTCAGTTGCTGAACTTGCCTGTTGATATTGGAGGAACGGACTTCCAGCGGAGGGTATGGGCTGCCCTGCTCACCATACCATACGGTGAGACGCGAACATACAGCGACGTGGCGGAAATGATAGGCATGCCTCTCGCTCACAGGGCGGTTGCAAACGCATGCGCGGCGAATCCGGTTCCACTCATCGTTCCGTGCCATAGGGTCGTAAGGAAAGACGGGCAGATTGGGGGATATGCCCTCGGTCCGGAAAGGAAGAGCTATCTGCTTGAGCACGAACGTGACCGAAGGAGCCCTGGTTAG